Proteins from a single region of Candidatus Cloacimonadota bacterium:
- a CDS encoding Hsp20/alpha crystallin family protein codes for MKTLARKNTRDYWPIRTAFDRFFNNFFLEDDEDQENVRSMAIDLVENDKDYEVVANLPGIKKDNIKVSLNENELVIEAKQEEKKEEKKGSYYRCERYSGNYRRSIALTDQCDADSIKAKYEDGVLTLSIPKKEPVPAKEIKIK; via the coding sequence ATGAAAACTTTAGCAAGAAAAAACACAAGGGATTATTGGCCGATCAGAACAGCTTTTGATCGTTTTTTCAATAACTTTTTTCTGGAAGATGATGAAGATCAGGAGAATGTTCGTTCAATGGCTATCGATCTGGTAGAAAACGACAAGGATTATGAAGTCGTGGCAAATCTGCCGGGAATCAAAAAGGATAACATCAAGGTTTCTCTCAATGAGAACGAACTGGTGATCGAAGCCAAACAGGAAGAAAAGAAGGAAGAGAAAAAGGGTTCATACTACAGATGTGAACGCTACAGCGGAAACTATCGTCGATCAATTGCGTTAACCGATCAATGCGATGCCGATAGCATCAAAGCCAAGTATGAAGACGGTGTCCTGACTTTATCTATTCCCAAGAAAGAACCTGTTCCGGCGAAAGAAATAAAGATCAAATAA